A window from Peromyscus eremicus chromosome 1, PerEre_H2_v1, whole genome shotgun sequence encodes these proteins:
- the LOC131926323 gene encoding olfactory receptor 6Z7-like, whose amino-acid sequence MERSLELANMTRVQQFILLGLSTRLDIRDALFAVFLTLYLLTLLENTLIIYLICSHSELHKPMYFFLGNLSCLEICYVSVTMPTLLVGLWMGPYHISFTLCMTQLFFFIVLICTECTLLASMAYDRYVAICRPLHYPLLMRPQVCLGLALSSWLGGLVVSVAKTTCIASLSYCGPNVLNQFFCDVSPLLNLSCTHVALTELVDFISAIVIFCGTLLVSLASYSAIGMAVLRMPSAAARRKAFSTCASHLVVVGIFYSAALFIYCRPSRIKSMDLNKVLSVIYTVVTPLCNPIIYCLRNKEVHAVLQKTFHWP is encoded by the coding sequence ATGGAGAGGTCCCTGGAGTTGGCCAACATGACTAGAGTTCAGCAGTTCATCTTGCTGGGATTGTCCACTAGGCTGGACATAAGAGATGCCCTATTTGCTGTCTTCCTGACTCTCTACCTGCTGACGCTCCTGGAGAACACACTCATCATCTACCTCATCTGTAGTCACAGTGAGCTCCACAAGCCCATGTATTTCTTCCTGGGCAACCTCAGCTGCCTGGAGATATGCTATGTGTCAGTCACCATGCCCACCCTACTTGTGGGGCTATGGATGGGACCCTACCATATTTCCTTTACACTCTGCATGACTCAGCTCTTCTTCTTTATAGTCCTCATCTGCACAGAGTGCaccctcctggcctccatggcttatgaccgctatgtggccatctgccgCCCACTGCACTACCCACTGCTCATGAGGCCACAAGTATGCCTGGGCTTAGCCTTGTCTTCATGGCTTGGTGGGCTGGTGGTCTCAGTGGCCAAAACAACATGCATCGCCAGTCTGTCTTACTGTGGCCCCAATGTCCTCAACCAATTTTTCTGTGATGTCTCCCCTCTGCTCAACTTGTCCTGCACCCACGTGGCCCTCACAGAGCTGGTAGACTTCATCTCGGCCATCGTCATCTTCTGCGGAACGCTCCTGGTGTCCTTGGCCTCCTATTCAGCCATTGGGATGGCCGTCCTCCGGATGCCATCAGCTGCTGCCCGACGCAAGGCCTTCTCCACCTGCGCCTCCCACCTGGTAGTGGTGGGCATCTTCTACTCAGCGGCTCTCTTCATCTATTGCCGCCCCAGCCGCATCAAGTCCATGGACCTCAACAAGGTGCTGTCTGTCATCTACACGGTGGTCACACCTCTCTGCAACCCTATCATCTACTGTCTGAGAAATAAGGAGGTCCACGCTGTGCTACAAAAGACCTTCCACTGGCCTTGA